A genomic window from Glycine soja cultivar W05 chromosome 10, ASM419377v2, whole genome shotgun sequence includes:
- the LOC114372218 gene encoding ribulose-1,5 bisphosphate carboxylase/oxygenase large subunit N-methyltransferase, chloroplastic isoform X4 has translation MPFRVRTATASRWWSLHTVFNTHCLCRNLYYSALSKPQFSGNCDDFLQWLERKAACSISSSLFIGNSSYGRSLFASKIIQTGDCILKVPYRVQITADNLLPEIRSLIGEEVGNIAKLATVILIEKKLGQGSEWYPYISCLPQQGELHNTVFWTESELEMIRPSSVYQETIDQKSQIEKDFLAIKHIFECSHQSFGDSTYKDFMHACTLVGSRAWGSTNGLALIPFADFLNHDGVSEAIVMSDDDKQCSEVLIRYGKFSNATLMLDFGFTIPYNIYDQVQIQFDIPKHDPLRDMKLELLHQYFIPPPEDMKGLSHPVNSFSIKEVKSDSGKGKGLPQSLRALARVLSCTTSQEIDNLIAEAAQTDGRLARRPLQDISKEIQAHMMLLSLFIQLIEERSVAIMSLDSPSLCGRFSVRKLMAQDLLQGELRILKSASAWLENYCLSMT, from the exons TTTTCTGGCAATTGCGACGATTTTTTGCAGTGGTTGGAGCGGAAAGCTGCCTGTAGTATTTCCTCCTCACTTTTTATTGGCAATTCTTCGTATGGAAG GTCTCTGTTTGCCTCTAAGATAATACAAACTGGAGATTGCATTTTAAAGGTTCCTTACAGAGTG CAAATAACTGCAGATAATCTCCTTCCTGAAATCAGATCTTTGATTGGTGAGGAAGTTGGAAATATTGCAAAACTTGCTACTGTTATTCTGATCGAGAAGAAACTGGGTCAG GGCTCTGAGTGGTATCCTTATATCAGCTGTCTTCCACAACAAGGAGAGCTGCATAATACG GTATTTTGGACTGAAAGTGAGTTGGAGATGATTCGTCCAAGTTCAGTTTATCAGGAAACTATTGACCaaaaatctcaaattgaaaagGACTTTTTGGCAATCAAGCAT ATTTTTGAATGTTCCCATCAAAGTTTTGGAGATTCTACCTACAAGGACTTCATGCATGCATGCACACTAG TTGGTTCTCGAGCATGGGGAAGCACAAATGGTTTAGCTCTG attCCATTTGCAGATTTCTTAAACCACGATGGAGTTTCAGAAGCAATTGTAATGagtgatgatgacaaacaatgCTCAGAA GTACTAATAAGATATGGAAAGTTTTCAAATGCTACATTAATGCTGGACTTTGGTTTTACAATTCCATACAACATTTACGATCAG GTTCAGATCCAGTTTGATATTCCTAAGCATGATCCTCTGCGGGACATGAAGTTGGAACTCTTGCATCAGTACTTTATACCTCCACCTGAAGATATGAAGGGCTTGTCACATCCTGTGAATTCCTTCAGCATCAA GGAGGTGAAGTCTGATAGTGGAAAAGGGAAGGGTCTTCCACAATCACTTCGTGCGCTTGCTCGTGTTCTTTCTTGTACAACATCTCAGG aaattgACAATTTGATTGCGGAAGCTGCTCAAACTGATGGTAGGCTGGCTAGGCGCCCTTTACAGGATATCAGCAAAGAGATACAAGCACACATGATGTTGTTGTCATTATTCATCCAATTAATTGAGGAGCGCAGTGTGGCTATTATG TCACTGGATTCTCCCTCCTTGTGTGGAAGATTTTCTGTTAGAAAACTAATGGCTCAAGATCTCCTACAAGGTGAGCTTCGCATTCTCAAATCTGCTTCTGCCTGGCTAGAGAACTACTGTCTTTCCATGACTTGA
- the LOC114372218 gene encoding fructose-bisphosphate aldolase-lysine N-methyltransferase, chloroplastic isoform X2 — protein sequence MPFRVRTATASRWWSLHTVFNTHCLCRNLYYSALSKPQFSGNCDDFLQWLERKAACSISSSLFIGNSSYGRSLFASKIIQTGDCILKVPYRVQITADNLLPEIRSLIGEEVGNIAKLATVILIEKKLGQGSEWYPYISCLPQQGELHNTVFWTESELEMIRPSSVYQETIDQKSQIEKDFLAIKHIFECSHQSFGDSTYKDFMHACTLVGSRAWGSTNGLALIPFADFLNHDGVSEAIVMSDDDKQCSEIIADRDYAPGEQVLIRYGKFSNATLMLDFGFTIPYNIYDQVQIQFDIPKHDPLRDMKLELLHQYFIPPPEDMKGLSHPVNSFSIKEVKSDSGKGKGLPQSLRALARVLSCTTSQEIDNLIAEAAQTDGRLARRPLQDISKEIQAHMMLLSLFIQLIEERSVAIMSLDSPSLCGRFSVRKLMAQDLLQATGLSKRLSFQQM from the exons TTTTCTGGCAATTGCGACGATTTTTTGCAGTGGTTGGAGCGGAAAGCTGCCTGTAGTATTTCCTCCTCACTTTTTATTGGCAATTCTTCGTATGGAAG GTCTCTGTTTGCCTCTAAGATAATACAAACTGGAGATTGCATTTTAAAGGTTCCTTACAGAGTG CAAATAACTGCAGATAATCTCCTTCCTGAAATCAGATCTTTGATTGGTGAGGAAGTTGGAAATATTGCAAAACTTGCTACTGTTATTCTGATCGAGAAGAAACTGGGTCAG GGCTCTGAGTGGTATCCTTATATCAGCTGTCTTCCACAACAAGGAGAGCTGCATAATACG GTATTTTGGACTGAAAGTGAGTTGGAGATGATTCGTCCAAGTTCAGTTTATCAGGAAACTATTGACCaaaaatctcaaattgaaaagGACTTTTTGGCAATCAAGCAT ATTTTTGAATGTTCCCATCAAAGTTTTGGAGATTCTACCTACAAGGACTTCATGCATGCATGCACACTAG TTGGTTCTCGAGCATGGGGAAGCACAAATGGTTTAGCTCTG attCCATTTGCAGATTTCTTAAACCACGATGGAGTTTCAGAAGCAATTGTAATGagtgatgatgacaaacaatgCTCAGAA ATTATTGCTGATCGTGACTATGCCCCTGGTGAACAG GTACTAATAAGATATGGAAAGTTTTCAAATGCTACATTAATGCTGGACTTTGGTTTTACAATTCCATACAACATTTACGATCAG GTTCAGATCCAGTTTGATATTCCTAAGCATGATCCTCTGCGGGACATGAAGTTGGAACTCTTGCATCAGTACTTTATACCTCCACCTGAAGATATGAAGGGCTTGTCACATCCTGTGAATTCCTTCAGCATCAA GGAGGTGAAGTCTGATAGTGGAAAAGGGAAGGGTCTTCCACAATCACTTCGTGCGCTTGCTCGTGTTCTTTCTTGTACAACATCTCAGG aaattgACAATTTGATTGCGGAAGCTGCTCAAACTGATGGTAGGCTGGCTAGGCGCCCTTTACAGGATATCAGCAAAGAGATACAAGCACACATGATGTTGTTGTCATTATTCATCCAATTAATTGAGGAGCGCAGTGTGGCTATTATG TCACTGGATTCTCCCTCCTTGTGTGGAAGATTTTCTGTTAGAAAACTAATGGCTCAAGATCTCCTACAAG CCACAGGATTATCAAAGAGGTTAAGCTTCCAACAGATGTAG
- the LOC114372218 gene encoding fructose-bisphosphate aldolase-lysine N-methyltransferase, chloroplastic isoform X6 produces MPFRVRTATASRWWSLHTVFNTHCLCRNLYYSALSKPQFSGNCDDFLQWLERKAACSISSSLFIGNSSYGRSLFASKIIQTGDCILKVPYRVQITADNLLPEIRSLIGEEVGNIAKLATVILIEKKLGQGSEWYPYISCLPQQGELHNTVFWTESELEMIRPSSVYQETIDQKSQIEKDFLAIKHIFECSHQSFGDSTYKDFMHACTLVGSRAWGSTNGLALIPFADFLNHDGVSEAIVMSDDDKQCSEIIADRDYAPGEQVLIRYGKFSNATLMLDFGFTIPYNIYDQVQIQFDIPKHDPLRDMKLELLHQYFIPPPEDMKGLSHPVNSFSIKEVKSDSGKGKGLPQSLRALARVLSCTTSQVTGFSLLVWKIFC; encoded by the exons TTTTCTGGCAATTGCGACGATTTTTTGCAGTGGTTGGAGCGGAAAGCTGCCTGTAGTATTTCCTCCTCACTTTTTATTGGCAATTCTTCGTATGGAAG GTCTCTGTTTGCCTCTAAGATAATACAAACTGGAGATTGCATTTTAAAGGTTCCTTACAGAGTG CAAATAACTGCAGATAATCTCCTTCCTGAAATCAGATCTTTGATTGGTGAGGAAGTTGGAAATATTGCAAAACTTGCTACTGTTATTCTGATCGAGAAGAAACTGGGTCAG GGCTCTGAGTGGTATCCTTATATCAGCTGTCTTCCACAACAAGGAGAGCTGCATAATACG GTATTTTGGACTGAAAGTGAGTTGGAGATGATTCGTCCAAGTTCAGTTTATCAGGAAACTATTGACCaaaaatctcaaattgaaaagGACTTTTTGGCAATCAAGCAT ATTTTTGAATGTTCCCATCAAAGTTTTGGAGATTCTACCTACAAGGACTTCATGCATGCATGCACACTAG TTGGTTCTCGAGCATGGGGAAGCACAAATGGTTTAGCTCTG attCCATTTGCAGATTTCTTAAACCACGATGGAGTTTCAGAAGCAATTGTAATGagtgatgatgacaaacaatgCTCAGAA ATTATTGCTGATCGTGACTATGCCCCTGGTGAACAG GTACTAATAAGATATGGAAAGTTTTCAAATGCTACATTAATGCTGGACTTTGGTTTTACAATTCCATACAACATTTACGATCAG GTTCAGATCCAGTTTGATATTCCTAAGCATGATCCTCTGCGGGACATGAAGTTGGAACTCTTGCATCAGTACTTTATACCTCCACCTGAAGATATGAAGGGCTTGTCACATCCTGTGAATTCCTTCAGCATCAA GGAGGTGAAGTCTGATAGTGGAAAAGGGAAGGGTCTTCCACAATCACTTCGTGCGCTTGCTCGTGTTCTTTCTTGTACAACATCTCAGG TCACTGGATTCTCCCTCCTTGTGTGGAAGATTTTCTGTTAG
- the LOC114372218 gene encoding fructose-bisphosphate aldolase-lysine N-methyltransferase, chloroplastic isoform X3 — translation MPFRVRTATASRWWSLHTVFNTHCLCRNLYYSALSKPQWLERKAACSISSSLFIGNSSYGRSLFASKIIQTGDCILKVPYRVQITADNLLPEIRSLIGEEVGNIAKLATVILIEKKLGQGSEWYPYISCLPQQGELHNTVFWTESELEMIRPSSVYQETIDQKSQIEKDFLAIKHIFECSHQSFGDSTYKDFMHACTLVGSRAWGSTNGLALIPFADFLNHDGVSEAIVMSDDDKQCSEIIADRDYAPGEQVLIRYGKFSNATLMLDFGFTIPYNIYDQVQIQFDIPKHDPLRDMKLELLHQYFIPPPEDMKGLSHPVNSFSIKEVKSDSGKGKGLPQSLRALARVLSCTTSQEIDNLIAEAAQTDGRLARRPLQDISKEIQAHMMLLSLFIQLIEERSVAIMSLDSPSLCGRFSVRKLMAQDLLQGELRILKSASAWLENYCLSMT, via the exons TGGTTGGAGCGGAAAGCTGCCTGTAGTATTTCCTCCTCACTTTTTATTGGCAATTCTTCGTATGGAAG GTCTCTGTTTGCCTCTAAGATAATACAAACTGGAGATTGCATTTTAAAGGTTCCTTACAGAGTG CAAATAACTGCAGATAATCTCCTTCCTGAAATCAGATCTTTGATTGGTGAGGAAGTTGGAAATATTGCAAAACTTGCTACTGTTATTCTGATCGAGAAGAAACTGGGTCAG GGCTCTGAGTGGTATCCTTATATCAGCTGTCTTCCACAACAAGGAGAGCTGCATAATACG GTATTTTGGACTGAAAGTGAGTTGGAGATGATTCGTCCAAGTTCAGTTTATCAGGAAACTATTGACCaaaaatctcaaattgaaaagGACTTTTTGGCAATCAAGCAT ATTTTTGAATGTTCCCATCAAAGTTTTGGAGATTCTACCTACAAGGACTTCATGCATGCATGCACACTAG TTGGTTCTCGAGCATGGGGAAGCACAAATGGTTTAGCTCTG attCCATTTGCAGATTTCTTAAACCACGATGGAGTTTCAGAAGCAATTGTAATGagtgatgatgacaaacaatgCTCAGAA ATTATTGCTGATCGTGACTATGCCCCTGGTGAACAG GTACTAATAAGATATGGAAAGTTTTCAAATGCTACATTAATGCTGGACTTTGGTTTTACAATTCCATACAACATTTACGATCAG GTTCAGATCCAGTTTGATATTCCTAAGCATGATCCTCTGCGGGACATGAAGTTGGAACTCTTGCATCAGTACTTTATACCTCCACCTGAAGATATGAAGGGCTTGTCACATCCTGTGAATTCCTTCAGCATCAA GGAGGTGAAGTCTGATAGTGGAAAAGGGAAGGGTCTTCCACAATCACTTCGTGCGCTTGCTCGTGTTCTTTCTTGTACAACATCTCAGG aaattgACAATTTGATTGCGGAAGCTGCTCAAACTGATGGTAGGCTGGCTAGGCGCCCTTTACAGGATATCAGCAAAGAGATACAAGCACACATGATGTTGTTGTCATTATTCATCCAATTAATTGAGGAGCGCAGTGTGGCTATTATG TCACTGGATTCTCCCTCCTTGTGTGGAAGATTTTCTGTTAGAAAACTAATGGCTCAAGATCTCCTACAAGGTGAGCTTCGCATTCTCAAATCTGCTTCTGCCTGGCTAGAGAACTACTGTCTTTCCATGACTTGA
- the LOC114372218 gene encoding uncharacterized protein LOC114372218 isoform X5, with translation MPFRVRTATASRWWSLHTVFNTHCLCRNLYYSALSKPQFSGNCDDFLQWLERKAACSISSSLFIGNSSYGRSLFASKIIQTGDCILKVPYRVQITADNLLPEIRSLIGEEVGNIAKLATVILIEKKLGQGSEWYPYISCLPQQGELHNTIFECSHQSFGDSTYKDFMHACTLVGSRAWGSTNGLALIPFADFLNHDGVSEAIVMSDDDKQCSEIIADRDYAPGEQVLIRYGKFSNATLMLDFGFTIPYNIYDQVQIQFDIPKHDPLRDMKLELLHQYFIPPPEDMKGLSHPVNSFSIKEVKSDSGKGKGLPQSLRALARVLSCTTSQEIDNLIAEAAQTDGRLARRPLQDISKEIQAHMMLLSLFIQLIEERSVAIMSLDSPSLCGRFSVRKLMAQDLLQGELRILKSASAWLENYCLSMT, from the exons TTTTCTGGCAATTGCGACGATTTTTTGCAGTGGTTGGAGCGGAAAGCTGCCTGTAGTATTTCCTCCTCACTTTTTATTGGCAATTCTTCGTATGGAAG GTCTCTGTTTGCCTCTAAGATAATACAAACTGGAGATTGCATTTTAAAGGTTCCTTACAGAGTG CAAATAACTGCAGATAATCTCCTTCCTGAAATCAGATCTTTGATTGGTGAGGAAGTTGGAAATATTGCAAAACTTGCTACTGTTATTCTGATCGAGAAGAAACTGGGTCAG GGCTCTGAGTGGTATCCTTATATCAGCTGTCTTCCACAACAAGGAGAGCTGCATAATACG ATTTTTGAATGTTCCCATCAAAGTTTTGGAGATTCTACCTACAAGGACTTCATGCATGCATGCACACTAG TTGGTTCTCGAGCATGGGGAAGCACAAATGGTTTAGCTCTG attCCATTTGCAGATTTCTTAAACCACGATGGAGTTTCAGAAGCAATTGTAATGagtgatgatgacaaacaatgCTCAGAA ATTATTGCTGATCGTGACTATGCCCCTGGTGAACAG GTACTAATAAGATATGGAAAGTTTTCAAATGCTACATTAATGCTGGACTTTGGTTTTACAATTCCATACAACATTTACGATCAG GTTCAGATCCAGTTTGATATTCCTAAGCATGATCCTCTGCGGGACATGAAGTTGGAACTCTTGCATCAGTACTTTATACCTCCACCTGAAGATATGAAGGGCTTGTCACATCCTGTGAATTCCTTCAGCATCAA GGAGGTGAAGTCTGATAGTGGAAAAGGGAAGGGTCTTCCACAATCACTTCGTGCGCTTGCTCGTGTTCTTTCTTGTACAACATCTCAGG aaattgACAATTTGATTGCGGAAGCTGCTCAAACTGATGGTAGGCTGGCTAGGCGCCCTTTACAGGATATCAGCAAAGAGATACAAGCACACATGATGTTGTTGTCATTATTCATCCAATTAATTGAGGAGCGCAGTGTGGCTATTATG TCACTGGATTCTCCCTCCTTGTGTGGAAGATTTTCTGTTAGAAAACTAATGGCTCAAGATCTCCTACAAGGTGAGCTTCGCATTCTCAAATCTGCTTCTGCCTGGCTAGAGAACTACTGTCTTTCCATGACTTGA
- the LOC114372218 gene encoding fructose-bisphosphate aldolase-lysine N-methyltransferase, chloroplastic isoform X1: MPFRVRTATASRWWSLHTVFNTHCLCRNLYYSALSKPQFSGNCDDFLQWLERKAACSISSSLFIGNSSYGRSLFASKIIQTGDCILKVPYRVQITADNLLPEIRSLIGEEVGNIAKLATVILIEKKLGQGSEWYPYISCLPQQGELHNTVFWTESELEMIRPSSVYQETIDQKSQIEKDFLAIKHIFECSHQSFGDSTYKDFMHACTLVGSRAWGSTNGLALIPFADFLNHDGVSEAIVMSDDDKQCSEIIADRDYAPGEQVLIRYGKFSNATLMLDFGFTIPYNIYDQVQIQFDIPKHDPLRDMKLELLHQYFIPPPEDMKGLSHPVNSFSIKEVKSDSGKGKGLPQSLRALARVLSCTTSQEIDNLIAEAAQTDGRLARRPLQDISKEIQAHMMLLSLFIQLIEERSVAIMSLDSPSLCGRFSVRKLMAQDLLQGELRILKSASAWLENYCLSMT; the protein is encoded by the exons TTTTCTGGCAATTGCGACGATTTTTTGCAGTGGTTGGAGCGGAAAGCTGCCTGTAGTATTTCCTCCTCACTTTTTATTGGCAATTCTTCGTATGGAAG GTCTCTGTTTGCCTCTAAGATAATACAAACTGGAGATTGCATTTTAAAGGTTCCTTACAGAGTG CAAATAACTGCAGATAATCTCCTTCCTGAAATCAGATCTTTGATTGGTGAGGAAGTTGGAAATATTGCAAAACTTGCTACTGTTATTCTGATCGAGAAGAAACTGGGTCAG GGCTCTGAGTGGTATCCTTATATCAGCTGTCTTCCACAACAAGGAGAGCTGCATAATACG GTATTTTGGACTGAAAGTGAGTTGGAGATGATTCGTCCAAGTTCAGTTTATCAGGAAACTATTGACCaaaaatctcaaattgaaaagGACTTTTTGGCAATCAAGCAT ATTTTTGAATGTTCCCATCAAAGTTTTGGAGATTCTACCTACAAGGACTTCATGCATGCATGCACACTAG TTGGTTCTCGAGCATGGGGAAGCACAAATGGTTTAGCTCTG attCCATTTGCAGATTTCTTAAACCACGATGGAGTTTCAGAAGCAATTGTAATGagtgatgatgacaaacaatgCTCAGAA ATTATTGCTGATCGTGACTATGCCCCTGGTGAACAG GTACTAATAAGATATGGAAAGTTTTCAAATGCTACATTAATGCTGGACTTTGGTTTTACAATTCCATACAACATTTACGATCAG GTTCAGATCCAGTTTGATATTCCTAAGCATGATCCTCTGCGGGACATGAAGTTGGAACTCTTGCATCAGTACTTTATACCTCCACCTGAAGATATGAAGGGCTTGTCACATCCTGTGAATTCCTTCAGCATCAA GGAGGTGAAGTCTGATAGTGGAAAAGGGAAGGGTCTTCCACAATCACTTCGTGCGCTTGCTCGTGTTCTTTCTTGTACAACATCTCAGG aaattgACAATTTGATTGCGGAAGCTGCTCAAACTGATGGTAGGCTGGCTAGGCGCCCTTTACAGGATATCAGCAAAGAGATACAAGCACACATGATGTTGTTGTCATTATTCATCCAATTAATTGAGGAGCGCAGTGTGGCTATTATG TCACTGGATTCTCCCTCCTTGTGTGGAAGATTTTCTGTTAGAAAACTAATGGCTCAAGATCTCCTACAAGGTGAGCTTCGCATTCTCAAATCTGCTTCTGCCTGGCTAGAGAACTACTGTCTTTCCATGACTTGA